One segment of Solanum lycopersicum chromosome 1, SLM_r2.1 DNA contains the following:
- the LOC101259190 gene encoding large ribosomal subunit protein bL34c: protein MASLSMGSWVCSGIGNHRPSASLSLRTGSSTTTTSVSLKMAANASTHSGLLHCSFLPSSALSTLSSSTSFSGSSFGIGFNSNIGVSTTKRRGLVVQAKKYALCQTKRNRSRKSLARTHGFRKRMSTTSGRATIQRRRAKGRWDLCPKSSPRTGKRA, encoded by the exons atggcttctttgtcaATGGGAAGTTGGGTATGTTCAGGAATAGGAAACCACAGACCATCCGCTTCGCTTTCTCTACGTACTGGTTCTTCAACAACGACTACTTCTGTTTCTTTGAAAATGGCTGCTAATGCCTCTACTCATTCTGGGTTGCTTCACTGCTCTTTTCTTCCTTCCTCTGCACTCTCTACATTATCTTCTTCAACATCCTTTTCTG GTTCATCATTTGGCATTGGCTTCAATTCCAACATTGGAGTGAGCACCACTAAAAGGCGTGGCCTGGTGGTGCAGGCAAAGAAGTATGCTCTTTGTCAGACTAAGAGGAATAGGTCGAGGAAGTCGTTGGCTCGAACACATGGTTTTCGCAAGCGTATGAGCACCACCAGTGGCAGAGCAACTATCCAGCGAAGACGTGCAAAAGGCCGATGGGATCTCTGCCCAAAGTCTTCACCTAGAACTGGAAAACGAGCTTAA